One Paraburkholderia sp. IMGN_8 DNA window includes the following coding sequences:
- a CDS encoding Smr/MutS family protein — translation MPKNQPHPSEPKRPRAVAKPAPEAVAPAVKPKLDPAAGLAGLGALRDALKSDTQRRERERAAAAAAQREASADADLFRREIGAVAPLAAPPRATLPRNPPSPVPVQTKLDEEAVLHEAISDEFDPEVLLETDETLSYCRPGVSQEIVRKLRRGDWIVQAQIDLHGMRREEAREALAEFIRESVKRGLRCLRVIHGKGLGSIGKEPVLKGKVRAWLVQKAEVIAFCQARPHDGGAGAVVVLLQPGATPAHAKS, via the coding sequence ATGCCGAAGAATCAGCCTCATCCGAGCGAACCGAAACGCCCGCGTGCCGTTGCCAAGCCCGCGCCCGAGGCGGTTGCGCCCGCGGTCAAACCGAAGCTCGACCCGGCCGCAGGCCTCGCCGGGCTCGGCGCGCTGCGCGACGCATTGAAGAGCGATACGCAACGGCGTGAACGCGAACGCGCGGCAGCCGCGGCGGCGCAACGCGAAGCGTCGGCGGATGCCGATCTGTTTCGCCGCGAGATCGGCGCAGTGGCGCCGTTAGCCGCGCCGCCGCGCGCTACCCTGCCGCGCAATCCGCCATCGCCGGTGCCGGTTCAAACCAAACTCGATGAAGAAGCCGTGCTGCACGAAGCGATCTCCGATGAGTTCGATCCCGAGGTACTGCTCGAAACCGACGAGACGCTGTCCTATTGCCGGCCCGGCGTGAGTCAGGAAATCGTACGAAAACTGCGGCGCGGCGATTGGATCGTGCAGGCGCAAATCGATCTCCATGGCATGCGGCGCGAAGAAGCGCGCGAGGCGCTGGCCGAGTTCATTCGCGAATCGGTGAAGCGCGGCTTGCGCTGTTTGCGCGTGATTCACGGCAAGGGCTTGGGGTCGATCGGTAAAGAGCCTGTGCTGAAGGGCAAAGTGCGGGCGTGGCTCGTGCAGAAAGCGGAGGTGATCGCGTTCTGCCAGGCGCGCCCTCACGACGGCGGCGCGGGCGCGGTGGTCGTGCTGTTGCAGCCGGGCGCGACGCCGGCTCACGCCAAGTCCTGA
- a CDS encoding trimeric intracellular cation channel family protein, which produces MHPRLTLALTIMEALALFAYAISGFIEARTRRLDAVGTFLVAVATAFGGGTLRDVLLERRPFYWVEHQAYLIAIFVMSLFAPMLLRMTSRLLSERVLLVADAIGLGLFSISGTSIAHDAQMPWFTSVMMGVLTGVFGGVIRDVLCNEVPLILRDSRPYATCAFVGCWLYVLLDYANVDTVYSVLIATAFILLARLVTFRFNVRLPH; this is translated from the coding sequence ATCCATCCGAGGCTGACGCTAGCGCTGACCATCATGGAGGCGCTGGCCCTTTTCGCATACGCGATTTCCGGTTTTATCGAAGCGAGGACGCGACGGCTCGATGCGGTGGGGACTTTTCTGGTGGCGGTCGCCACGGCCTTCGGTGGTGGGACGTTGCGCGATGTGCTGCTGGAGCGGCGGCCTTTTTATTGGGTCGAGCATCAGGCCTATCTGATCGCGATCTTTGTGATGTCGCTGTTTGCGCCGATGTTGTTGAGGATGACCTCGCGGTTACTGTCTGAACGTGTGTTGCTCGTTGCCGATGCTATCGGGCTCGGGTTGTTCAGCATCTCTGGGACGTCGATCGCGCATGATGCGCAGATGCCGTGGTTCACCTCCGTGATGATGGGTGTGCTGACCGGCGTGTTCGGCGGCGTGATCCGCGATGTGCTCTGCAACGAAGTGCCGCTGATTCTGCGCGACTCACGGCCGTACGCGACGTGCGCCTTTGTGGGCTGCTGGCTGTACGTGCTGCTGGATTACGCGAACGTCGATACGGTTTATAGCGTGTTGATCGCCACCGCCTTCATCCTGCTTGCAAGACTCGTGACATTCAGGTTCAACGTTCGCTTGCCGCATTAG
- a CDS encoding DNA translocase FtsK 4TM domain-containing protein yields the protein MAKAPYSASAQALPHRMSRLFTEIRWILQVALGVFLLMALVSYSRRDPSWTHAAQVDHIANWAGRVGAWTSDILLLLFGLSAYWWIVLLGRHISANYRRITRNEDVQEDAPRDAGWLADAFAFVLVLLACDGIEALRMWSLKVQLPRAPGGVIGEAVARGVSHALGFTGGTLALLIVLGIGLSLYFRFSWLSVSEKVGESIISAVTFAKLRREAGRDRKLGEAAAVKREGKVEKGRVRIEEHEPVMIVPPVVTPAKSERVEKERQVPLFTDLPGDSTLPPISLLDAAPAAQETISADTLEFTSRLIEKKLKDFGVEVSVVAAYPGPVVTRYEIEPATGVKGSQIVGLAKDLARSLSLVSIRVVETIPGKNFMALELPNQRRQTVSLSEILGSAVYADAASPLTMGLGKDIGGKPVCADLAKMPHLLVAGTTGSGKSVGINAMILSLLYKASADQVRMILIDPKMLEMSVYEGIPHLLCPVVTDMRQAGHALNWAVAEMERRYKLMSKLGVRNLAGYNNKIDEAAKRDEKLPNPFSLTPDDPEPLTRLPNIVVVIDELADLMMVVGKKVEELIARIAQKARAAGIHLILATQRPSVDVITGLIKANVPTRMAFQVSSKIDSRTILDQQGAESLLGMGDMLYLPPGSGLPVRVHGAFVSDEEVHRVVDKLKEQGEPNYIEGILEGGVTGEGDEGSAGAGGAGSGDGESDPLYDQAVDVVLKNRRASISLVQRHLRIGYNRAARLLEQMENSGVVSAMSSNGNREILAPAREAE from the coding sequence ATGGCAAAAGCTCCCTATTCCGCGAGCGCGCAGGCATTGCCGCACCGCATGTCGCGCCTTTTCACCGAAATCCGCTGGATCTTGCAGGTGGCGCTCGGCGTGTTCCTGCTGATGGCGCTCGTCAGCTACAGCCGGCGCGACCCGAGCTGGACGCACGCCGCGCAGGTCGATCACATCGCCAACTGGGCGGGCCGCGTCGGCGCGTGGACCTCGGACATCCTGCTGCTGCTGTTCGGGCTGTCCGCTTACTGGTGGATCGTGCTGCTCGGCCGTCATATCTCCGCCAACTACCGCCGTATCACCCGCAATGAGGATGTTCAGGAAGACGCGCCGCGCGATGCCGGCTGGCTCGCGGACGCGTTCGCGTTCGTGCTGGTGTTGCTCGCCTGCGACGGCATCGAGGCGCTGCGCATGTGGTCGCTGAAAGTGCAGTTGCCGCGCGCGCCGGGCGGCGTGATCGGCGAGGCGGTGGCGCGCGGGGTGTCGCATGCGCTGGGTTTCACGGGCGGCACCTTGGCGCTGCTGATCGTGCTGGGTATCGGTTTGTCGCTGTATTTCCGTTTTTCGTGGCTGTCGGTGTCGGAAAAGGTCGGCGAATCGATCATTTCGGCGGTCACGTTCGCCAAGCTGCGCCGCGAAGCGGGCCGCGACCGTAAATTGGGCGAAGCCGCCGCGGTCAAGCGTGAAGGTAAGGTCGAAAAGGGCCGCGTGCGAATCGAGGAACACGAGCCGGTCATGATCGTGCCGCCGGTCGTCACACCGGCCAAGTCGGAGCGCGTCGAGAAAGAACGGCAGGTGCCGCTGTTCACGGACCTGCCGGGCGATTCCACCTTGCCGCCGATCTCGCTGCTCGACGCGGCGCCGGCCGCCCAGGAAACCATTTCCGCCGACACGCTCGAATTCACGTCGCGGCTGATCGAGAAGAAGCTCAAGGACTTCGGCGTGGAAGTGAGCGTGGTCGCCGCGTATCCTGGTCCGGTCGTCACGCGCTATGAAATCGAACCGGCTACGGGCGTGAAGGGCAGTCAGATCGTCGGTCTGGCGAAGGACCTGGCGCGCTCGCTGTCGCTGGTATCGATTCGCGTGGTCGAAACGATTCCGGGCAAGAATTTCATGGCGCTGGAGTTGCCGAACCAGCGCCGTCAGACCGTGAGTCTCTCGGAGATTCTCGGCTCGGCTGTGTACGCGGATGCCGCTTCGCCGCTGACCATGGGCCTCGGCAAGGACATCGGCGGCAAACCGGTGTGCGCCGACCTCGCGAAGATGCCGCACTTGCTGGTGGCCGGTACGACCGGCTCGGGCAAGTCGGTGGGTATCAACGCAATGATCCTGTCGCTGCTCTACAAGGCGAGCGCCGACCAGGTCCGCATGATCCTGATCGATCCGAAGATGCTCGAAATGAGCGTCTACGAGGGCATTCCCCATCTGCTCTGTCCGGTGGTCACGGATATGCGCCAGGCCGGTCACGCGCTGAACTGGGCGGTGGCCGAAATGGAGCGCCGCTACAAGCTGATGAGCAAGTTGGGCGTGCGTAACCTCGCCGGTTACAACAACAAGATCGACGAAGCCGCCAAGCGTGATGAGAAGTTGCCGAATCCATTCAGCCTGACGCCGGACGATCCGGAGCCGTTGACGCGCCTGCCGAACATCGTCGTCGTGATCGACGAACTCGCCGACCTGATGATGGTGGTCGGCAAGAAGGTCGAGGAGCTGATCGCGCGGATCGCGCAGAAGGCGCGCGCGGCCGGCATCCATTTGATTCTGGCGACGCAGCGTCCGTCGGTCGACGTGATCACCGGCCTGATCAAGGCCAACGTGCCGACGCGGATGGCCTTCCAGGTGTCGTCGAAGATCGACTCGCGCACGATTCTCGACCAGCAAGGCGCGGAATCGCTGCTCGGCATGGGCGACATGCTGTATCTGCCGCCGGGCAGCGGCTTGCCGGTGCGCGTGCACGGCGCATTCGTGTCGGACGAGGAAGTACACCGCGTCGTCGATAAGCTCAAGGAACAGGGCGAACCGAACTATATCGAGGGCATCCTCGAAGGCGGCGTGACGGGCGAGGGCGATGAAGGCTCCGCCGGCGCCGGGGGAGCCGGCTCAGGCGACGGCGAGTCGGACCCCTTATACGACCAGGCGGTCGATGTGGTGCTGAAGAACCGCCGCGCGTCGATCTCGCTGGTGCAGCGGCATCTGCGCATCGGCTATAACCGCGCCGCGCGTTTGCTCGAGCAGATGGAGAACTCGGGCGTGGTGTCGGCGATGTCGTCGAACGGCAATCGCGAGATTCTTGCGCCGGCGCGCGAAGCGGAATAA
- the trxB gene encoding thioredoxin-disulfide reductase: MPASSTKHAKVLILGSGPAGYTAAVYAARANLSPVLITGLAQGGQLMTTTDVENWPADANGVQGPELMTRFLEHAERFNTEVIFDHIHTAKLDEKPIRLIGDSGEYTCDSLIISTGASAQYLGLPSEEAFMGKGVSACATCDGFFYKQQHVAVIGGGNTAVEEALYLSGIARKVTVIHRRDKFRAEPILIDRLLAKEKEGVVEIKWNHTLDEVTGDQSGVTGLRIKHTQTGETTDIALQGLFVAIGHKPNTDIFAGQLEMKNGYIITKGGLNGFATATSVPGVFAAGDVQDHVYRQAITSAGTGCMAALDAQRYLETIEEIGEHVMSAEAER, encoded by the coding sequence ATGCCCGCATCTTCCACGAAACACGCCAAGGTTCTGATTCTCGGTTCCGGTCCCGCCGGCTATACGGCTGCGGTCTACGCGGCGCGCGCCAACCTTTCGCCGGTGCTCATCACGGGTCTGGCCCAAGGCGGCCAGCTGATGACCACGACCGACGTCGAAAACTGGCCGGCCGACGCCAACGGCGTGCAAGGCCCGGAACTGATGACGCGCTTTCTGGAGCACGCCGAGCGCTTCAACACCGAAGTCATCTTCGACCACATCCATACGGCCAAGCTGGATGAGAAGCCGATCCGCCTGATCGGCGATTCGGGCGAATACACCTGCGACTCGCTGATCATCTCGACCGGCGCGTCGGCGCAGTATCTCGGCCTGCCGTCCGAAGAAGCGTTCATGGGCAAAGGCGTGTCGGCCTGCGCCACCTGCGACGGCTTCTTCTACAAGCAACAACATGTGGCCGTGATCGGCGGCGGCAATACCGCGGTCGAGGAGGCCCTCTATCTTTCCGGCATCGCCAGGAAGGTGACCGTGATCCATCGCCGCGACAAGTTCCGCGCCGAACCGATCCTGATCGACCGTCTGCTCGCGAAGGAAAAAGAAGGCGTCGTCGAAATCAAGTGGAACCACACGCTCGACGAAGTGACCGGCGATCAATCCGGCGTGACCGGTCTGCGCATCAAGCACACGCAAACCGGCGAAACCACGGATATCGCGTTGCAGGGCCTGTTCGTCGCGATCGGCCACAAGCCGAACACGGACATTTTCGCAGGCCAGCTGGAGATGAAGAACGGCTACATCATCACCAAGGGCGGTCTGAACGGCTTTGCAACGGCCACCAGCGTGCCAGGCGTGTTTGCCGCGGGCGACGTGCAGGATCACGTCTATCGTCAGGCGATCACCAGCGCGGGCACCGGTTGTATGGCCGCGCTCGACGCGCAACGCTACCTGGAAACCATCGAAGAGATTGGCGAGCACGTGATGAGCGCGGAAGCCGAGCGCTGA
- the lolA gene encoding outer membrane lipoprotein chaperone LolA has product MQQLVQKTARQSAHSNCFGQLARTIVRSVGSVAIGASMLVASQAFASGTEQLKAFVAQVHSARGTFVQQEVRAPSKAQQGASGASGVLSTGGGKTGTSSGTFTFARPGKFIWAYEKPYAQLLQADGDKLYVYDKDLNQVTVRSLGGALGASPAAILFGSNDLEKNFTLHDAGVKAGIDWLELTPKAKDTQFQRVGIGFKDGNLEAMELHDVFGNVTLLTFSNIQKNPPLPADAFKFVVPKGADVING; this is encoded by the coding sequence ATGCAGCAACTCGTGCAGAAAACCGCTCGACAAAGCGCTCATTCCAACTGCTTCGGCCAACTCGCCCGTACGATCGTACGTAGCGTCGGCAGTGTGGCGATCGGCGCGTCGATGCTGGTTGCGTCGCAGGCATTTGCGAGCGGCACCGAGCAACTGAAGGCGTTCGTCGCGCAAGTCCACTCGGCCCGCGGCACCTTCGTGCAGCAGGAAGTGCGCGCGCCGAGCAAGGCGCAGCAGGGCGCAAGCGGTGCGAGCGGTGTGCTGTCGACGGGTGGCGGCAAAACCGGCACGTCGAGTGGCACGTTCACGTTCGCGCGTCCGGGCAAGTTCATCTGGGCGTATGAGAAGCCGTATGCACAACTGCTGCAAGCTGACGGCGACAAGCTCTATGTGTACGACAAGGACTTGAATCAGGTGACAGTGCGCAGCCTTGGCGGCGCGCTCGGCGCGAGTCCGGCGGCGATCCTGTTCGGCAGCAACGATCTGGAGAAGAACTTCACGCTGCACGACGCGGGCGTGAAGGCCGGCATCGACTGGCTCGAACTGACGCCGAAGGCGAAAGACACGCAGTTTCAGCGCGTCGGCATCGGCTTTAAGGACGGCAATCTCGAAGCAATGGAACTGCACGACGTGTTCGGCAACGTGACGCTGCTGACCTTCTCGAACATTCAGAAGAACCCGCCGCTGCCGGCTGACGCATTCAAGTTCGTGGTGCCGAAGGGCGCGGATGTGATCAACGGCTAA
- a CDS encoding LysR family transcriptional regulator: protein MDRFEAMEIFTRVVEANSFTKVSESLDLPRAKVSRTIQALEEHVGVRLLNRSTRQVSVTEDGALFYERCVRILAEVTDAESSLSNKREHPAGTIRVDTSGTLARVLLLPALDDFYRQYPEIDVRLGLADRNIDLIQDGVDCVIRMGTPEESSLVARRIGNARIVTCASPAYLDKYGTPTTLEELSEHRAVNYISARSGKTFPFEYQVAGELVKVTMKSVLAVNDGTVYMCAGALGHGIIQPSRFMVADLIEQGALREILTAYTSPPTPLSVLYAHRRNLSSRLRVFIDWVTELTRNNPDLHTADEQ, encoded by the coding sequence ATGGACCGTTTCGAAGCGATGGAGATATTTACGCGTGTGGTCGAAGCGAACAGCTTCACCAAAGTATCCGAATCGCTCGACCTGCCCCGCGCTAAAGTCAGCCGCACCATTCAGGCACTGGAAGAACACGTCGGCGTGCGACTGCTGAACCGTTCGACGCGACAGGTCAGCGTTACCGAAGACGGCGCGCTTTTCTACGAGCGATGCGTGCGCATCCTCGCCGAGGTCACTGACGCCGAATCCTCGCTTTCGAACAAACGCGAACATCCGGCCGGCACGATCCGCGTCGATACGTCCGGCACGCTCGCCCGTGTGCTGCTGCTTCCCGCGCTCGACGATTTCTACCGACAATATCCGGAGATCGACGTGCGGCTCGGGCTAGCCGATCGCAATATCGATCTGATTCAGGACGGCGTGGACTGTGTGATCCGGATGGGTACGCCGGAAGAATCGAGTCTCGTCGCGCGGCGCATCGGCAACGCGCGGATTGTCACCTGTGCGTCGCCCGCCTATCTGGACAAATACGGTACGCCGACCACGCTGGAGGAGCTCAGTGAACATCGCGCGGTCAACTACATTTCCGCGCGCAGCGGCAAGACCTTCCCGTTCGAGTACCAAGTCGCCGGCGAGCTTGTCAAGGTCACGATGAAAAGTGTGCTGGCCGTGAATGACGGCACGGTCTACATGTGCGCGGGCGCGCTCGGACACGGCATCATCCAGCCGTCGCGCTTCATGGTCGCCGACCTGATCGAACAAGGCGCATTGCGGGAAATACTCACGGCGTACACGAGTCCTCCCACGCCGCTTTCGGTTCTCTACGCGCATCGCCGCAATCTGAGTTCACGCCTGCGCGTGTTCATCGATTGGGTGACCGAACTGACGCGCAACAATCCGGACCTGCATACCGCCGACGAGCAATAG